From one Eleginops maclovinus isolate JMC-PN-2008 ecotype Puerto Natales chromosome 7, JC_Emac_rtc_rv5, whole genome shotgun sequence genomic stretch:
- the prkra gene encoding interferon-inducible double-stranded RNA-dependent protein kinase activator A homolog gives MSQEGYASPVGTTTADTSLNSHESQRTNPKKTPIQILHEYGTKSGNLPVYLMEKAEGEAHQPSFVFSVKIGDVVCTGQGPSKKAAKHQAAEAALNILQIDAGTVKVPVKSESNGVVSETNNHPNSVGILQELALQRGWRLPEYTVLMEAGPPHKREFTVTCRMESLSEKAVGNSKKAAKKTAAEKMVSKLQSLSGCSEITWAPKASVRFENLRNSSAESITLLRRNPLSIPNTDYIQMMLELSKEQGFEVTYFDIDELTVNGQYQCLAELSTSPVTVCHGTGISCSNAHNDAAHSALQYIKIMATSK, from the exons ATGTCTCAAGAAGGATATGCATCTCCAGTAGGGACAACCACCGCAGACACGAG TTTGAATTCACATGAATCGCAGAGGACCAACCCCAAAAAAACGCCTATTCAGATTCTGCATGAATATGGCACCAAGAGCGGCAACCTCCCTGTGTATTTGATGGAGAAGGCTGAAGGAGAGGCTCACCAACCCAGCTTCGTCTTCAGCGTAAAAATTGGAGATGTTGTATGCACGG GTCAAGGTCCTAGTAAAAAGGCTGCCAAGCACCAGGCGGCAGAGGCGGCTCTCAATATTCTGCAGATAGATGCTGGGACAGT GAAAGTTCCCGTGAAGTCGGAAAGTAACGGAGTCGTATCAGAAACAAACAACCACCCCAACTCAGTGGGGATACTGCAG GAGTTAGCGTTGCAGAGAGGATGGCGTCTCCCTGAATACACAGTGTTAATGGAGGCTGGACCGCCACACAAGAGGGAATTCACTGTTACTTGTCGAATGGAGTCCCTGTCAGAGAAAG CTGTAGGGAATTCAAAAAAGGCTGCGAAGAagacagctgcagagaaaatggTGTCGAAGCTTCAAAGTCTGTCGGGCTGTTCTGAAATCACATGG GCTCCTAAAGCAAGCGTCCGATTTGAGAACTTAAGGAACTCGTCGGCGGAGAGCATAACTTTACTGAGAAGAAACCCGCTCAGTATTCCCAACACAGATTATATTCAGATGATGCTCGAGCTGTCCAAGGAGCAGGGCTTTGAGGTCACATACTTTGACATTg atGAGCTGACGGTAAACGGGCAGTACCAGTGTTTAGCGGAGCTGTCCACCTCCCCGGTCACCGTGTGCCACGGCACCGGCATCTCCTGTAGCAACGCTCACAACGACGCAGCGCACAGCGCCCTGCAGTACATCAAGATCATGGCCACCAGCAAGTAA